The following nucleotide sequence is from Endozoicomonas sp. GU-1.
GTATGATAGGGACCGTTAAAAGTGATATTAGTTTTTTTATGAAAAGATTTGATGTTCCGAGCGTAGTCTCTCTGCATATCCTTCATAAACAAAAATAAAACTTCTAGCTAAACGGCTTTGCCCGCAAAGTCACCCTATAGTGTTTGAATATCAGGATATGAGTATGTCTACCTCTACAGGAACCGTTAAGTGGTTTAATGACGAGAAAGGTTTCGGTTTTATCAGCCAGGAAAACGGTGGACCTGACGTGTTTGCCCACTTCCGTCAGATTGCTACCGAAGGCTTCAAAACCCTGACTGAAGGCCAGCGCGTTGAGTTTCGTGTTACTCAGGGCCAGAAAGGTCTGCAGGCTGAAGATATCCGTCCTCTGTAAAACTCAGTTTTCATTTGGGCGATCCATAAAAAAGGCAGTGCTTTACGGCACTGCCTTTTTATTGCTCGCCATAACGGAGGCGGGAAGAGCCGGTTATGCCCCTTCTGATTCAGTTACTTGCTCAACATTCGTCTGGCGTCGCTCAAAATGACCTGTTCTTCAGTACTCGCCTTATGATTGGTACGGTTTGTTGATAAATTACGCTTTTATGGCGGGGCTGAATCCGTCATTATAGTGCTCCCGCTGGCTCAGGCTGGTTTGGTGTTGGTTTTCAAGGGCGTCTCAGGGGAGTGGTGGCACAGCTTATTACTTTCCCGGGATGCTGAGTGTTATTTGGGCAAGGCAGTCGATGACAGCAGAAGACAGTAATATTTCTGACCAGGGTATCCAGAAGCAGGAACAGCAGTTGGCCTCTGAACAGGATGTTTCCGGTTCCCCTATGAATCAAGCGCTTCCGGAAGAGGCCAGGAAAATTCTTGAGAGGCTGCATAACCGGCCTGAAAGTGATGTTATGAACTCTGAGGCGCTGCGTCTGGTTCGAGTTATCTGGCCCGGTGCTTTCAATGTTTCGGATCCAAGGCCCCTTAAGATTGGTATTCACAAGGAGATGGCTGAGGCAAACCTGCTGCCTGCACACATTATTCCGGTTGCATTGCGGTTTTTTACGTCCATGGAACGCTATCTTGAGAAGATAAAGCCCGGTGCTACCCGGATTAACCTTCAGGGGCAGGCGGCAGGTCGGGTGAAACTTCGCGAAGCAGTGGATGCAGAAATCAAGCTGTATACCCAGAGCAGTGATTTTGTCATAACACGGGATCGGGTCATTATTAAGAAGATTCGTTTATTGTCCGTGAATAAACAGACTTGAACGGATGCCAGCAGGCCGGTCTGGTTATTTTTTAATCAATCTGTCCGGATGGCCTGAATTGACAGGTGTTTGTGAACTATCCCGAATGTTGACACAAGTTTATCCACAACAGCTGTGGATAAACTATATGAGCCAGTCAGCGGGCAATAATCATCAGATAGCGCAGTTGCTCCCGGTGAAGCATCCAGCGAATAAACCAGACTTGCAATCGCAGTCTGATCCACATCTTCGAGCGTGTGAACGCAGAAAGGCTCTGGTAGTGTTGGCCAAACCAGAAACAGAAACCGGAAAGGACATCATCGGTAATATCCACAATCTCAACCTGCGCAAACCCATGCTGGTTAAGCAGGTTTTCGTAGGTCTCTTTGACGGGCATATCTTCAACCAGGAGTCCTGATATGCGACCAAGCTTGTTTACCAGGCGCTGTTCCCGGCGGTCCTGAAATGGCCGGGCCAGCACCATATCGGTAAACGCCAGAGTGCCTCCCGGCCTTAGCGCTTTCCTGGCATGGCTGAAAAAATGAGAGCGGGACTCCAGATGGTAAACGCAGTCCAGGCCGATTAACTTGTTGCAGCTCTTCTCTGGCCGTTCTGCCAGCGACTTGTCCCCCCCCCCCGCACCAGTTTAAGCGTATTGAAATGCCCGCAATGCTCCAGCGCCTGGGCCATCTGTTGCTCATCACTGGCGATTGCCGTCAGGTGCTGAACCTGGTAATAATCCAGCCAGACCAGCAACTGATCATGGCTGGTGAAAGCGACATCAAGGACTTCATCCTGACTGGACAGACAGGCTTTGTCGGCCAGTAACCCCGCCATTTCCGAGCAGGCCTGCCGGTATTGGGACGTGTCTCTCCAGTAACCCAGCAAGCGCCAGCCGGAGGAGGGCTGTAACGGGTTATTCAATAGCCACTGATCAACCTTCAACTCGCGCTCGCGGCTTGACGATGGCCACCAGATACGTATCAACAGTGCCAGACCCTGAGCCATCAGGCCTGACATAAACAGCCACGTCAGGAGCACTCCGAGAAGAAATGAAAGAATTGGCATAAGCTGACTTTTAGTTTTATCCATGCTTTTTAATTGAGTACGGATAATAGAGAGATCATTGTGCTTTTGCCAGAGTTGCAGTTTTGCCAGAAGCCCAGGCTGTTTTTTGGGTATTCGATGACAAATTTTATGGTACTGAAAAATCGGGTTTTCAGACAAAATCTGAAAACCCGAGACGTTGCAAAACAGTTATCGTATTAACTTCAAACCTGCGTGATCTTAATCAGCAGTGCACTTTCCGGCTGCATCACTGGCATCATCAGACCCACCTGTTCAAGCAGGGCAGCACTCATAATGGCAGGCTCTGTCATCCAGGGCGGACACTGTTTCATGTAAATATCGGAAGAGCTTTTTTCCAATACCTGAACCTTATAGTCTTTTTCCGGGTCCAGGCCGGGAATTTGCACAGTGGCGGACATGGCATACTCAGGCATATCCAGCTGGGCGAACATCACCACGGCTTCCTGCTTATCGGTGCTAACAACGCCCCAGCCCTGTGACGCTTTATGGGCGGTGTCGCAGCGGAAATGATCACCGGTATGCAACAGGTGTCTTAAGGACTTGTGCAGGGCAATGTATTTGGCAAAGGAGCGCTTCTCTTCTTCTGAAGCACTGGCCGGGTCCAGCTCTACCCCCATGTGACCAAACAGGGCGGTAATACCCCGGAAGTCATGGTTATGCTGTCGGCCCGTGGTGTGGCAAAGCGTTGCCCCGATATGGGCACCGGTAATTTCCAGCGGGAAGAAGTAGCTGGCTCCCTTCTGAATGGTCTGTCTTTCGAGGGCATCATTACAGTCCGATGCCCAGAAACGGTGGGTGCGCTTCAGTACTTCGAAATCAACCCGGCCGCCGCCACCGGAACAGGTTTCAATTTCCACCAGCGGGTGTCGTCTGCGAACTTCATCCACCAGTCGGTAATAAGCCTGAACGTGGCCGTGGAAGGCAGCACGATTGTGGTGTGTCGGTTGGACCAGTTCCCGGTTCATATCCCATTTGATGTAGCGGATATCATAGTCACTGAGCATGCTGTCGAGACGTTCCAGAACGTAGTCGAAGGCTTCCGGAATTTG
It contains:
- the cspE gene encoding transcription antiterminator/RNA stability regulator CspE, whose product is MSTSTGTVKWFNDEKGFGFISQENGGPDVFAHFRQIATEGFKTLTEGQRVEFRVTQGQKGLQAEDIRPL
- a CDS encoding ProQ/FINO family protein: MTAEDSNISDQGIQKQEQQLASEQDVSGSPMNQALPEEARKILERLHNRPESDVMNSEALRLVRVIWPGAFNVSDPRPLKIGIHKEMAEANLLPAHIIPVALRFFTSMERYLEKIKPGATRINLQGQAAGRVKLREAVDAEIKLYTQSSDFVITRDRVIIKKIRLLSVNKQT